CACCTCAAGACCCTGGACAAGGAAGGGACAGTCTATCCCCGGATCCGGTACGTCCTGGTGGACAGCCAGCCGGCCATCATGGAAGCGGCCCGGACCCATCCGGATCTGGCGCCCCATCTGGAGCGCGTCGAGACCCTCTGCGCCGGCGCGGACAACCTCGCTTCCGTCCGGAGCGGGACGGTGGATCGCATCTTCTGCAACGAGCTGTGGAACGAGCTGCCCACCAAGCTGATGCTCCGAAAGGGCACGGAGATCGAAGAGGAGCACCTCCGGCCCAACCTGAGCGAAGCCAAGCACGCGGCCATCGCCGACTGGTCCGGCTTCATCCGGGCCTTCGAAGAGAAGGACGTCCAGGCGCTGCGCGCGTTCCCCCCCTTCCTCGAGGACATCATCTGGGAGCGGGAATATCACAAGACGGAATGGAAGTCGGTCCCCTACCGGAAGACGATCACGGAATTCCTCAAGAAGATTGACGAGCAGGTCCTGGTGCCGGTGAACCTGGGCGCCTTCGGGACCGTCAAGGAGGCCGTGCGTCTCCTGGCTCCCGATGCCGCGGGGTTCAGCAGCTTCGACGCGGGCACCCGGGACCTGAAGGTGCTGAACGATCCGGAGAAGCCCTGTTACGGGCTCTTCGGGGGGCAATACAGCTTCATGGTGAACTTTGCGCTCGTGGAGGCCGTGGCCGGGCACCTGGGGCTGGCCGACGTGACGATCGAAGCCCAGAACGAGTTCGTCGGGCGGAGCCTGGGCACCAACGTGCTGACCCTGATGGATCTGCTGGCGACCTATCCCTCGGCGGGGACCCTCAAGCCCTGGGAGCGGGACCGGCTCGTCGTGAAGACGATCCGGGTGCTGAACGAG
The sequence above is drawn from the Nitrospirota bacterium genome and encodes:
- a CDS encoding class I SAM-dependent methyltransferase, translating into MATHSKKNPDALPQLIGEFKPVDEWQAHVGQIFYGLLGGRVRDYYQTFGTADYRLAHALAADYFERVVKRDALHVTREESRHPSPVTRHAPPLTVMEWGCGNGNLAACFLTHLKTLDKEGTVYPRIRYVLVDSQPAIMEAARTHPDLAPHLERVETLCAGADNLASVRSGTVDRIFCNELWNELPTKLMLRKGTEIEEEHLRPNLSEAKHAAIADWSGFIRAFEEKDVQALRAFPPFLEDIIWEREYHKTEWKSVPYRKTITEFLKKIDEQVLVPVNLGAFGTVKEAVRLLAPDAAGFSSFDAGTRDLKVLNDPEKPCYGLFGGQYSFMVNFALVEAVAGHLGLADVTIEAQNEFVGRSLGTNVLTLMDLLATYPSAGTLKPWERDRLVVKTIRVLNEHYRSPYERKIEFPLAQETPREERELLEGLLQSLKRDGVPDTVAYLSEEELLAAMPGLEGLGYEPDLVKAALRFPQQPVDYYHFSFAPVKMKNT